The sequence below is a genomic window from Cucumis melo cultivar AY chromosome 5, USDA_Cmelo_AY_1.0, whole genome shotgun sequence.
TTTTAGAACAAAGATCAAGTTATACTCACCCGTTGGTATTGCATGAATGCAAGCTTTTAACTTAATAATTGTGTCAATTTAAACCTACAAATTTTTATAAGTGTATCAATTTTAAGCTCcttgttatattttatttggatgaATGGTAAATTTATCAATTTGACCTCTAGGCCTACATAAGCAAATCTATTTACATATAAGAATTACTGCATTAAACGATTTTCAAATATGATCCTAATAAACCTTATAAATAGTTCATTTATAACAAGTTATAAGTTTaattggaatatatatatatatatatatatatatatatatattataaatgagATTAGGGAATGATTTGCCTAAGGATGGAGAGTGAATTTTTGTTAATCTAGCATCTAGAATCATTATCCAATGCTTTTGTTCTAGTCATGTTTACGTATATAATATAATTCATTATAGATAGGCATTGAGTAGTTCTTTTTTGGTGTATTCATTTCATGGCTGATTCAACTTTTAGGTGCTAAACTTTGAGTAGCTGTTCAAGTGAAAAAATAGAGCTTTAACATATAAGCTGATGTGAACTATTGGGTAAGTGATAAGAGCATGATTAGCTCTAGATTTTCCTTTTTGGTGTCTACTATATCAGTGATGTTTGTATATGAGAATACAAAAGTAGAGTATGAATCATGCTTACATATAATTGTCACCTTTGTTTACGAGTTAGctcattttaattatttgacTAATGTGTAGATACAGAAGTTTAAGGGGTTCTTCAATTAGAGCTTTGTGTTTACCTGTACCGTTGAAAACACTTGATTATTCAATAGTGAAAAATTATATTTTCGGACCTTGTGTTTTGTTCTGTCACTTTAATTAATGATCaacgtttattttttattttcttaggGTTGTTGTACAATTTTATGTAACTTGTTATTTGTTATAGTGTGTGTGTTAGATAACACTTCTTTCaaataatttgtgtttggttACCTTTCCTTAAAAGTATTTGTATGTGCGGGTTTGTTTGGTTTGTTATACAttcgaagtattttttttatgtcaTATTACTATAAAAGAAAACTATTAAATACTatgaattaataattttaatatataattaaaaaacacTTCCATCACTGAGTTTTCTCTCTTTCATAATCAACTAAGTTGGTTAAGAATTAGTCATTGGAAATGATCGACAGAGTTGGTTACTAGAGGTTATCATCAAAGTTGGTCACAAAAAATGTAGTAATTGGAGTTGGGCATCAAATGTGGTCATTGTAGTTGATCACCAAGGTGGACTTCATCAATCTATCTAGTTAAGTGATCGTCAAAAGTGGTTGCTGAAGTTGATTGCCAAAGGAGGTGACTGAAACAATGATTCCCATTATAATGAGGTGACAACAGTAATAAACGATAGTTGTTGCTTCGTTGTTGCTGGAGTGGTCACGAAGGGATGAAGTACATGGAAAACATTAAAAGAAGGAAAAGTTTTAAACATTGAgtagtaaataataatattgtatTAAAACGAGAGTAAAAATAACAATTATCCCTTATTACCTTAACACACACAAAAGAGATCTCTTTTGTAAATTGAAGTCAAGGAGCACcttaacaaaaatataaaaaaagttaaagttgAGATACTAGATTCTAGATCATTTTTTTCATATGGATTCTAGATTCTATAACGTATTCTTGGCCAAAGCAATTTTTGTGAGAAACTAAAAATTCTAGAATAGTATCTCAactttaaaaattgtttttgaacGTATTCTTTATAATAAAGTATGTCTTTGTTATACTTTAGAATATGttcaaaaacaatttttgtCTTGGCCAAAGCAATTCTCGCAACAAATTATTATGTTTGGCTATTTCTAGAgggaggaaaaagaaaacattccATTAATAACAATCTTACAAATGGTCTAAACAAAAGTATTTTGTGAGAAATCATCAGACTAAATACTTAACCAACAAATGCGGAAAGTACTTACAAAGAGCTTCGAACTTCTACAAATTTTGTAGCAGTTGAGACACTCATTTTCATATAAGATTTTTTTTCCGTTCAAATTAATTACTTTTCTTAACATTTCTGTTTGAATGGAATTCAAATTGAAGAACTCATTTTGTCTAAGCAATGCAACCTTTGAGACTTTTGACTTCTTTTAAATTCTCTACCTCTCAGCCATTTActaaactttgatgttcaacTCTTTAAACCCTTACCAAAGGTGgatttatctttttttatttatttatttatttatttattattattgaggAAGTAGAGGTAGTGTCACCGTCTTTGAATGTACCTATTTCATTAATTGTGTTATATTATATACTTAGGTAAATCATATACTACACATTCTTTACTCCAACCTTGAAAGTGTACTCTCAAAAAGAATCCTTGAAAGTGTCCTATTTGTTccaaaaaaaactaataataataataatccttCAAAGTGTAAATCAAAACATGCTCGCAAGAATCAAAGTGTGATCCCATAAATCTTCAAATATTTGTTTCAAGTATTTTGGAAATGATATAAGGTATCTAAAAATTATTCTCGTAAAATTAATTATCTAGCATCTTGACTCTCCCAAACATTAACTATCCTTAATCCATCACAGACATCTATCATACCATATATTTTAATGCCAAAAATTTAAAATcgaaatattttatatttatacccaaaaaaacaatatttgaCATAGAACCAATATCACAGACATATTGAAGAAGAAACCATGCGGTGGTACTCGCTCATTCCTTTTGCAGGAAATACAGTGATGACTCAACACTTATAATAAACAAAACCTAAATAAAGATTAAACATCTTCacttaataattaatatatataccTAAAAGATCTGAAAATTATCCACTTAGAAGAACCATGTCGTCACttgtatttaaagaaaaatgggAAAAAGAAATCTATAAGAGTTCACTCAATGTGTATAGAAGGCTTAAGATTCAATCAATTATAAGCTAATGTTTATTTCTTACATATTGAAGAAGAGAGCACAAGCCGAGGGTTAGATCAACAAAAGAATGAAGGGGTAAAACTTGTTGATAAATCAACAAATGTGAAGAAATACTATACAAAGAATGATACAAACTCTCAGATGCTAAAACTACTCTTTTCTTTGCTTCGCATTTCTGAGGTAAGGGATGATCATATACAGAAGGGTGGTTACATAAATAATACATCACCCGTAATCAAGCAAATCTATTATTGGGGGAAAAAGAACTTAGATAAGAATTAATACATGATACTCACATTAGATTAGGAGCTGTATTGGAAGTTAATGACTTGGTAGAACATAAAAATGCATCTGCAGAATCTACAGCTCTTTCGAGACCGACCAATGGTTTAAGTCTTCTCTCGACCTCCTTGCTTTGCAGATTAATCTCCTCCAGAACCATAGAAAATGCGACTTTGCAAGTATCCTCGTCCTGGAATGCTAGGATCCATCTCCCATCCACAAAAGGTTTTGCCTTTGACTTTAGTGGGGTACCATGTTTGGTAGGATCtagaaaaggtaaagttgatgGACGAATCCTCAAGTGCAGCCATCTTGAATGTTTTTCATCAATTCTAGGCTGGTTAAGAACAAAAAATTATGTTATTACTTGAGAATTCAAATTCATCCAAGATAGGCCAAGAATCAGTTTTTCGAAATTGAAAGTTCTTTCCATATTTATCTCTTACGAGTATTGTATGTTTCAATTTTGACCATACACACAAAGCATATTTAGATTACTGTTTGTTGTCAAATGGTGTCATGTAAAAGAAGTCTTACATTTGATCCAGCAAGAGGTGCAGCAACTCGAACAATTCCACAATTCAGTTTTGATGGCAGTTCTTCGGCAAGAATTATCCATCCGCAAGTTCCAATAGCAGTTCCAAGGAAGAAAAAGTGGCGCTCTTTACCCCTCTCAAAGGCAATTCTACAAGGCACTGCACCATCTACATAGCAACAACTAATGAAGGTTATTCACAAACTCACTGCAGCCTACGTGATTGAATTAAACAGAAACTATAATGTTAGAATCTAAAGTAAGCGATTCAAAGTTTAAAACTTACCAAGTCTCAACTCAGCACCTGGCTTAGGTCCTGAAGCATCTAGTCCAGCAACCTTTGCACGAGAGCAATCGGGAATTTCTGATGGAGGGTCAATACAGGGTTGATCTGACAAAGCCTTGCCAAGGGAAAATGACTGAAGTTGGTGTAGAAGAACAAATACCTTTAACGGAAAGAGGGGAAGATGCTGTTAAAAGAAGCTACATACAAATAGTAAATTGAAGaggaaaaaggaagagaaaaataaaaaataaaagccTGTGATCATATCCCACATCTGTTCGCTCTCTCAACTCAAATCACTCAGTTCATAGGGAAAATACATTTTAAGAAGGTAAcatatttttattgatttaaaaGGTAATTTAAATGTATCAACTGAAGCAATTAAAGTTAGGTGATTTCACCCgtccttttcctttttgtagTTTGTTAACTCTAATAATACACTTTCCTATTTTGCTGACGAGAGGGAAGGGGGGAAGAGAGATACCTTTACCAACTCAGACATTTTTTGACCAGCAGCAAATGATGATTCAGGTGGAACAGCATCTGCATGGAtaagaagttgaattaaattctTAGGGCAGTAGCATCAATCTCACCATACATTAAATTAACCACCCTTCTGACACAATAATAAGAACTAAATAAGGAGAGGGAAGAAAATCAATCACAACTATGAATCTTATAGCTATTTATCATTCTTACCAACGGCAGAAGCCTTTGCAGAGTGCAAGAGCATGGACTTCGGTTCTTTCCTTGGTGATGGGGCTTCAATTGCTGCAAAAAGGTTTAGTGGTTCAACACCCAGAAAACTCTTAATACACTACTTATCATCTAAAAAGCATCAATACTTTAGTCTGGCTAGAGTGTCCATGTCCGACACAGCCAATGTTGAAGACTTGGACACCCCGGTCCCTGACACTCACATCTGACACTTGAAAATACAACAAATGTGTTGAAAACTAGTTGtacaaaatcaatataaatcTAATTCAACCTTTGTTAGACATGTATTGAGCATTGTGAATGGTATTAGGGTGTTATTAGGGTATTAAGGGAATAAGTATATTAGTAATTAGCTAGGTAGTTTGTTATACTTATTGGTTATAAAATAGAGGTAGAGGGAAATGATGAGGAAAggtaatattttttaaagaagatGAAAGGCAATATTTTGGTGTGTGAAATAGAGTTTGAGGGTGATCTAAAGATTGGAAGGGtccaaatatttaaatatttgatagCATGGGGTTCCATCTCAAAGCCAATTAGCAATGCGAGAAGTAGCCCATCTCTTATAAGGAGAGTGAGTCTCCTTGGTTTTTCCAATGGGACTCAACACTGAATTAATTGGTTTATCTTGTAGTTTCATTACCTTTTATCTATCAATATATTTGGATTCTATCAATTTGTTGAGAACACTAAGCAAACACATAATAATATAAGACAAAAGTAATTATTTAGAGAATGAGATAAATTGAACTCATCTTTTAGTATACAAATGCttaaatttatatgataaaaattaaatactttttaaaacagTATTAATCTATGTGTGCaagaaatttcattaaatcCAATAACATTTTCACGATAGGGACTAAATTTATACTTAATGAAGCTAAGTATGAACTAAATCTTTACAAATTAAAGTTCGAAAAATAAATTGTTACTTTCATTTGAAGGACCCAACGTGTTTTTAACCCAAAAAGTAATATCACCAAGTTTGTGTTGTTTATATCCACctttgtatttgtatatatgcTCTTTAGCTTATCATTCATTAGATTACATTAAATACCTCTTTTGCACTTTTTCCACTCATCGGATAGAAGTATTATGAGGAAATCAGACCAAATCCCTCTAGCTTCCTGTAAGAGCTCAGTAGCCCAGTACTTATATGAATCCTATTAAATATCGAAGAGGAAAATATCAGAAAAAATAAGGTGAAACCTTTTCTTTTACAGACAACTTACAAGTAATAATCATGATGCATTTTCTTCAAGAAATAAATTACAGAAATAGAATGTGCTTACTTACTTTGAGCAATTTTAGATGATGACTGTTGAACTCTGCCTCACTATAAGGTAACAACTGCCGCAGAAGCCACCCGCCATCCCACAAAATCTCTGCAGATATATTTGAACGACAAAAGAGACTGACCAATGCATCTAGTACCTAAAACATAGCCAATAAAGGTGGATTAAGCCACTCACGTTCATAGTACAAGAATGGTTTCTCTATATGACTTGAACAAAATGATAACATTTCAGAAGTAGCCATAGCCATCTTCATTCATGTACCAACGAAATCATTTATCATTAATGGTAGATTCAATAGTCTGTTGTTTTCGGTTGGTTTTTGGTTCAGCTTATGTTAGAAACTTTTGTAATCAGACCTGTTTGATACTAATATACAAATATGTCGAGCAATGTTTCAGATCCAGATGAAATCAATATCCATTAGATAAAGAGAAGTACCTCAAACCTATGGGCACGAGGGCTTGCACCTGCTTTAAGAAAATATGAAATCCCATAATCCTGATAGTTAGAGATCAAGTCAGCAATCAGTAAGCAAGCGATCAAATGAAGCAGCATAACATTAAAAAGAGGCATCAAATGGTGGTAACATACTGGGTTAAGATTACATATTTGTCCTCAATGTAAGATAAAATGATATATAACCAGAGTTCAACTTCCGAAAAGCAACTAAGATATTATCTGAGCAGGCCTTTGAAAGCCTTTCAGTAACAGAATTCTATTAAGTAACATATGTCAACAATATgaagccaaagaaagatgaatGCCTTTCTTAATATTAGCatccttcttttccttttcccctctttctttagGAGGTGGAGTAGCTAGGAGAAGATTAACGGAAGCATGGGAAGACAAGAGTACCTTAAGCTTCTGCAGGTAACCATCAAGTTCAATATCGATACCACCCTTCACTGAGGTATTATCTGAAGAAAAGAGTTGCTCTTCGCCAGAATCTTCACCAACTAAGGCTTCCtgttaaatataatttacaaTTTGAGATATGTCCTGAATGGGTTTGTCAAAACGCAAGtacaaaggaaaagaaaacataatCTTAGGTTCTTAACAGATAGCAAGTACTAAAGTCTGCAAACATTATCAAATGTGACAGTAGCTGCATCAGGTAACAACAGTTACAAATGTGTCAGAAAGGAATAAAACCCAGTACAAATTTACACAGATCCAAAATTTTGAAACTTCATTCATACAAGCATTTGCCACCTATGGAGAAATTTTTATATGCAACCTTGTGGAAATCAAAGAGTCCCAGTAAGATGAATGTCCTAATATGGATCATGCTAAATGGAAACCTTAATACTTCAGAGATCTCACAATAGTTGTTCCCCAAGTAGACCCTTTTGCCATCAGTTTGACCTTTATGTTTGAATGATGGAAAATGTCTTAATCATGTTTTTTTCCTATGCCCTTGTCCTCAATGGTGCTAGTTTAATCCATTTCAATCATTCAGCCTCGATTGGGTATTTACAATCAGTTTAGATATACTTCAGATTTGGAAGAGGGGGTGTTATTATTTAAGATCGACTACAAAAAATCTTCTAAGAATGTGGATTGGGATTTTCTGCACATGGTGCTGGAGAAGAAGGGCTTTGATTATAAATGGAGAATATGGATGTGGGGTTGTAGGAGGAACGTGAGCTACTCTTTCCTCATAAATGGTAGTCTGACGGGTGGTGTGGTGGCTACAAGAGGCCTTAGGCAAGAAGACCCCCTTCTCCCCCTTCCTGTCGTGGATGTTATGAAAAAAACTGTTCCTTCCTGTCGTGGATGTTATGAAAAAAAACCGTTTAGGTGGGAGATCATTGAGAACCCCATTGATAATAGGGTCTGAAGATCGGGAATCCTAGGTTACGCAACAAAACCTTATTGGCTAAATGGTTGTGGAGCTTCTATTTCAAGCCCAATTCCCTTTGGCGTGAGATTATTGTTAGCAAATATGGCCTCATCCTTTCGTGTGGTTGGCTAAGGGTTCTAAAGGTACCTATCGGAATTTGTATAAGAATATTTCAAAAGAGTTCTCATTGATTTAGCTCATTGTGTGGTGGGGGAGGGAAGAGACTTACTTTTGGGAggtccttttttctttttttgattggGGATTTTATCCCCATAGGCTGCAAAGTTTACTTCATTGAAATTGACCAAATGCTTTAATCAACTGAAATGGATTATAAACTGATATAATCTTCAAATATCAATACTTGCAATTACAAGAAGCAAATGATATCCAATTAAATTTAAAGTCACTATTAAGTTATTTGTAAGTTTCTCTTGGTGAGCGATGATGGTGCTAAgagggtgtcaacctagttgagatgtggGTGCACCTCCTGATCCATAGCTTTATGCTTGTTGTTTCCATTatactttgagcattagtctcataTCATTATCTCAATTAAGAGCTTGTTTCttgttcaaaaaaaaattaaatttagaacaATGTCAAAAATCAAGTTCAGTGTGATAAGATGTAGCACTCAAAAACCAATGAATTGCTATATAAATCTAAGTATACGATGATCAACTTAAATGTGGAAATGAGAAGAAATAAATTTCCTTTTACCATATTGTCGATTATGTTAGTTCATGTGAGtcaagaaaacaaaattaaacccGACAAGAAAGCACCAACACATGTTATCCTATTGAAACAGAGACCAAAAATTGCAATATAGCGTATCATGGAAGAGTACCAATAAcaattttttatgttgttttcTTTGAGGAAGAATTCCGAGTGCATCCAGCATTGACTCATCCAGTTCTACAGAAAATTTGGGAGGCGTGATAAGAACAGAAAAATGGACTGAAGGAAGTTGAATAGCTGCACTGATCTGACCTTTAGTTTGCAAAAGTGTAGCCAGAACACTTAAAGCACCTAAGACTTGTACATCATCCCCAGTTGTAATATGAGACAGCAAAGCTCCCCTGCCAAAACATACATGATGGGTAGTTAGAAACACACTACTGACACAATTAAGTATTATTTGGACCAATATTCATTTAAGATGAATCTATATATTACAGAGTAGACCTGCCCCCCAATAAAGGGAAAGGAGaaaagcaaatatattgaaacaGACAATAGTTGAATTAGGAGTTTCGAACATTTGCAACAGCAACTTTAGAAAATAGAAATTGGAAGTTTCAGATTAGGACCTATCTACTGTGCACAAAAGAAATAGAGAAGATATAAAATCAGAAAATCTAATCAAGGGTCAAAAGCAGCTATTTATGAATAGCCCCAAGAAAATTATTATGCAACCATGTGCACAAAAGAAATTGAGAAGATATAAAATCAGAAAATCTAATCAAGGGTCAAAAGCAGCTATTTATGAATAGCCCCAAGAAAATTATTATGCAACCAAGTTACCGTGTAAGTCTTCAAGTATAAGAAGCATAGTAGCTACTTAATGTCTAACATACTGGCCATTCCATCTCGAATGAAACACTTTAATAAAGACGAATAATATAGCAAATAAATCAAATCTTCATTTAAAACTGATAAGGAAAACAAAAAACCATATGACAGGATGTGCATGATGCCAAGGCGTCTTTAGTAGGAAGTATTATGTCGAGAATTATATGAAGCATGCAAGTAAAGGATTTCGTCTAGTTTGATGGGTCGTCACTGTTGCATCCTTTATAAGGGTATAGCTGACAACTTTAACCACCTTCTCCTGAGGGTTGTCTATGCCGGTTCGGTTTGGGACTGCTTATTCACGGAGTTCAGTTTTCCGATAGTTCCGCCAAGAGAAGTCTGACTCAATGGTCGTTAAGTTCATTTCTCATCTGTCATTTCATGTAAAAGGTTGGTTTTTGTGGCTTGGAAGAGTTTGAGGTTCTGTGAGGCATTTGGTTATAGAGGAAAACGACAGTTTTTAGAGAATTAGAGAGGATCAAGGAGGCCTCTACACCCTTGTTAGGTTCCATATCTCTCTGGGGCCCGGTCATTTAGACAAATGTAATTATCTTTTATGTCTCGTTTTACTTGATTGGAGCCCTTTTGGTTTTAGGTTGGGTCCTTTTTGTTTGTCATTGAATTTTTCCTCTTGAAATAATTAGGGTACGTTTGAGTTGGGGTTTTAGGGGGAAAAGGGTTagaaaattgggccaaaccgtgtttggccaagggttatgataaattgagattagggttatcctaatccccaAATAACCCTACACAAATAACCCAATTCAAattctattattgttttttaaattactacaatcataaccttctcccaaacacatattattataacactactatcataatccctcCCCCAAACTCATACTATCATAATACTACATCTCATTTTTCTTCTCCCAGACACATACtaccataacactaccaataataatctTTCTCCCAAATACATATTATCATTACACTAGGATTATTATGATCCAAACGCACCCTTAGTATCAGAAACAATAGAAAacgaaagagagagaaacaaaTGTTGAATGTAAAAGACATAGTCGATAATTTATAGTTATTAGAACTTAGCTCCGAAAAGTACTCGACAAGAACCTACATGATATTTATACTTATATAACCATGCCAGAATTAATAGGTTAAAGAAACATCCTAAGAGGACGATACATCCTATGAggtgataaaaagaaaaatgaaaatgtcATACCCTAAAACAGTAGAAGTGgaggaaaaataaagaaaattgaaagcTCAATATTTGCAACCAAATTCTTTCGACAAGTAAAAAACACATTGTGATCTCAAATATCATATGTTGCAAAGTTCATGAAGCCAATGTCATAAGATGATTTTCTCTTAACTAATCATTTAAAGGAATAAGTTCAGTCGTACAAACCTCTTTTCCTGTTAAAAATTGAAATAGATGTTTGAATATTATTGaaaagcaataaacacgaaaccAGCTTACGTGAAAACCCGAGAACCGAGAGAAAAACCaagatgtttttagttttattattttctgatatgaatacaataggtacaaaaggagagaataaatagaataaaataggagagaaaggaaaatatctaggaaatatttaggaaataaaatcttatatattgttctttccaaaaataattctaataattctaacactccccctcaagttgggacgtaaatatcaatgaggcctaacttgctaacacaaaagtcgaagtttggtatgagaagccccttggtgaggACATCAACAACCTGTCGGCTCGAAgggatgtacggaatgcatatgttCCCACtatcaagtctttctttgatgaaatgccgatcaatctcaacatgtttagttctatcatgttgaattGGGTTGTTAGCGATACTAATAGCAGCTTTATTacaaaagagcttcaatggaGTCTCACATTCCTAATGAAGATCATACAAGACTTTTTGGAACCAAATTTCCTtacatattcccaaactcatagctctaTATTCGACCTCAGCATTGCTTCTGGCCACAAcattttgcttcttactcctccaagttacaagattgccccaaacaaaggtacaataaccggaggtagactttctgtcaacaACAGATCTTGCCAATttgagtcagtatatgcctcaatggtctttttgtctgtttttctaaacatcaaccctttaccaggtgcCGTTTTTAAGTATCTTAGAATTCTTTTGACAACTTCCATCTGTtcctcatagggagcctgcataaactggctgacagcACTAACAGCAAAGTaaatatcaggacgagtatgagataagtaaatcaatttacccacaaggcgctgatattgttctttatcaactggaacttgatcatcggagtttcctagtttacaattgaattcaataggagtgtcAGCGAGACGACATCCCAAtatacctgtctcggttagcagattaagggtgtattttctctgagacacggagatgccttctttagatatggccacctccattccaagaaaatatttcagattttccaaatccttgatttcaaattcattacccattctctgcttaagttgactgatttctgccTGATCATCTCCAGACAAAacgatgtcatccacataaactatcagaactgcaatcttccctgtctcggaaacatttgaaaataaagTGTGATCAGAGTGTCCCTGACTGTATCCTTGGAACTTGACGAAAGTAGTGAATCTGTCTAACCATGCTCTGGgtgactgtttcagaccatataaggATTTCTGGAGTTTACAAACCTGTTGACCACATTGGGCTTCAAAACCAGGCGGATGGCTCATGTAGACCTCCTCTACTAGATCTCCATTCAGAAAAGCATTTTTAACATCCAGCTGATATAGAGACCAATCTTTGTTTACAGCAACAGAAAGGAGTCTgacagtattcaacttagcaacaggagaaaaagtttctgaataatcaactccataggtctgagtaaatctttttgcaactaaccttgccttgtgtctgtcAAGAGTTCCATCTtctttgtatttgagagtgaatacccatttgcatcccacaagcttgtgtcccttgggtagggcacagatctcccaagtgttattcttttcaagagctttcatctcttccatgagaacattcttccattcagggcACTCTAAagcaatataaatatttttcggtattgtggtagagtcaaggctggCAGTAAAAGCTCTGAACTGTGGTGACAGATTCTCGTATGACACATAATTAGATATGGGGTGCTTTGTACAAGACCTAGTACCTTTTCTCAGTGCAATAGGAAGATCAAGAGAAGGATCATACTCATCATGTTTCCTTGTATGGCCCTGTTTAGCTTCATCattactggtttctattctaacaTCAATCTCATCACCAAAgtttttttcttccatattttcaagaacagcagcATCAGATCTatcattctcactcatcgtattattagtacaaggttctgtagggttttccataccttggtctcgaggaggttcgaagtcttggactggagccgacggttgactagtaggggacccgACTTCCTTTCTGAAATTCCTCCTGTAGTAtgttttccaaggaacttggtttgtaGGTAGGATTATAGGGTGAGGATCAATGTCAAACACGGTACTAGGAATAGGTTCGATAAATTCAAAGGTGCtattagactcttcactcacactctcccctgaagatggctaacaaGAAAATAGGATCGGTcctcacagaaagtaacatccatagtgacaaagtatttctTGGACGGTgagtgaaaacatttataaccacGCTGGTGAGGgagatacccaacaaacacacaagcctgagcccgaggggtaaatttggtctgattagggccaaaaCTATGGACATAAGTggtacacccaaacacacgaagaggaacctctgaaacaagacgagtagaggggtaggactccttaaggcattctattgattaaatgagctgctgtaagaatagcatctccccacatgtatgaaggaaaggaagtggaaagcataagggaaCGGGCTACTTCCAGAAGGTGACGATTTTTTCTCTCGgtcactccattttgttgaggagtgtaggcgcacgagttttggtgaacaatccccttagagactagaaat
It includes:
- the LOC103492441 gene encoding protein TRANSPARENT TESTA 9 isoform X6; this encodes MWFSFWRSRDRFSLEELRYLTDQLQKIQIVNEVNKDFVIEALRSISELITYGDQHDASFFEFFMEKQIMGEFVRILKISRAATVSLQLLQTMSIIIQNLKSEHAIYYLFSTEHMNKLITYAFDFRNDELLSYYISFLRAISGKLNKNTISLLVKTQNDKVVSFPMYVEAIQFAFHEENMIRTAVRALTLNVYHVGDDYVNRFITSPPHADYFSNLVTFFRKQCIDLNDLVTETMRSAEPSTSTILAAVDEIEDNLYYISDVISAGIPDVGRLITDNILRHLIFPLLLPSLRIEVVNGFQIGAVTSLYLLCCILRIVKIKDLANTISAAFFCPLDAFSPQPEEGLNGNMTRLCCESRSQSSGSDGIVRQPLDAESLIKEVSDSSAPKTELKDVTVKNGCPGSRLELRGALLSHITTGDDVQVLGALSVLATLLQTKELDESMLDALGILPQRKQHKKLLLEALVGEDSGEEQLFSSDNTSVKGGIDIELDGYLQKLKDYGISYFLKAGASPRAHRFEVLDALVSLFCRSNISAEILWDGGWLLRQLLPYSEAEFNSHHLKLLKDSYKYWATELLQEARGIWSDFLIILLSDEWKKCKRAIEAPSPRKEPKSMLLHSAKASAVDAVPPESSFAAGQKMSELVKVFVLLHQLQSFSLGKALSDQPCIDPPSEIPDCSRAKVAGLDASGPKPGAELRLDGAVPCRIAFERGKERHFFFLGTAIGTCGWIILAEELPSKLNCGIVRVAAPLAGSNPRIDEKHSRWLHLRIRPSTLPFLDPTKHGTPLKSKAKPFVDGRWILAFQDEDTCKVAFSMVLEEINLQSKEVERRLKPLVGLERAVDSADAFLCSTKSLTSNTAPNLM
- the LOC103492441 gene encoding protein TRANSPARENT TESTA 9 isoform X9 — encoded protein: MIRTAVRALTLNVYHVGDDYVNRFITSPPHADYFSNLVTFFRKQCIDLNDLVTETMRSAEPSTSTILAAVDEIEDNLYYISDVISAGIPDVGRLITDNILRHLIFPLLLPSLRIEVVNGFQIGAVTSLYLLCCILRIVKIKDLANTISAAFFCPLDAFSPQPEEGLNGNMTRLCCESRSQSSGSDGIVRQPLDAESLIKEVSDSSAPKTELKDVTVKNGCPGSRLELRGALLSHITTGDDVQVLGALSVLATLLQTKGQISAAIQLPSVHFSVLITPPKFSVELDESMLDALGILPQRKQHKKLLLEALVGEDSGEEQLFSSDNTSVKGGIDIELDGYLQKLKDYGISYFLKAGASPRAHRFEVLDALVSLFCRSNISAEILWDGGWLLRQLLPYSEAEFNSHHLKLLKDSYKYWATELLQEARGIWSDFLIILLSDEWKKCKRAIEAPSPRKEPKSMLLHSAKASAVDAVPPESSFAAGQKMSELVKHLPLFPLKVFVLLHQLQSFSLGKALSDQPCIDPPSEIPDCSRAKVAGLDASGPKPGAELRLDGAVPCRIAFERGKERHFFFLGTAIGTCGWIILAEELPSKLNCGIVRVAAPLAGSNPRIDEKHSRWLHLRIRPSTLPFLDPTKHGTPLKSKAKPFVDGRWILAFQDEDTCKVAFSMVLEEINLQSKEVERRLKPLVGLERAVDSADAFLCSTKSLTSNTAPNLM